CCTCGAGGGCGAGGACGTGGCGACAGCCCTCGAGTACGCCGCGGCGACGGCGGCACTCAAACGGACGATTCCCGGCGACATCGCTCTGGTGACCCGCGAGGAGGTCGAGTCGGTCGTCGCCGAGGACGACGCCGAGATTTCGCGGTAGGGTCGGCCTGCAGAATCTCTTTTTGCCCGTCGTCCGTACTCCAGGTATGGTTCACGTCGCGATCGTCGGAGCGTACGGGAGTGCGGGCGTCGCCGTCGCCGACGGGTTGCTCGAACGGAGCGCGGAACTGTCCGAACTGGAACTGACGCTGATCGACGACGGCGATCCCGGCGGGGGGCTCTGTATCCTTCGTGGCTGTATGCCCTCGAAGGAGGTCCTCTCGGCGGCCGACCACCGGTTCCGGGCGCGCCACGACGACCGCCTCGAGGGCGTCCCCGAGGTCGATCCCGAGGCCGTCGTCGCCCGCAAGGACGACCATATCTCCGGGTTCGCCGAGCACCGCCGCGGGCACGTTCACGAGCTCGCCGACCGCGAGAACGTCGAGCTCATCCGGGAGCCCGCACGGTTCGTCGACGACCGTGTCCTCGAGGTCGACGGCCGACGGATCGAGCCCGACTACGTCGTCGTCGCAACGGGGTCGACGCTGGACGTCCCCGACCTCTCGGGGATCGACGAGGTCGACTTTTCGGGGAGCGCCGACGTCCTCGACGCGACGACGTTTCCGGACTCGGGAATCGTGATGGGGTTTGGCTACATCGGCCTCGAACTCGCCCCCTACCTCAGCGAGGTCGGCGGGGTCGATCTCACGGTGATCGAACACGACGACCACCCCCTCGACGAGTTTGAGCCCGAGTACGGCGAGACGATCCTCGAGCTCTACCGCGAGCAGTTCGGCATCGAGGTCCTGACCAACACCGACGAGAAGCGACTCGAGCGGACGAACGACGGTGGGGTCAGGCTGTACGCCGACCGGGAGGGCGAGCAGCGCGTCCTCGAGGCCAACCATCTCTACTGCTTTACCGGTCGGCGGCCGAGCCTCGACGGCCTCGCCCTCGAGAACACCCGTCTCGAGCCCGTCGAGGGGTGGGTCGAGCCGACGATGCAGGCAAGCGCCGACGATCGGGTCTTCGTCGTCGGCGACGCGAACGGTCGCGAGCCGATCCTCCACGTCGCCAAGGAGCAGGGCTTTGCAGCCGCCCAGAACGTGGTCAACCACGTTCGCAACGTGGAGTGCGAGCCGTACGCGAACGTTCCCCACCACGTGATCTTCTCGGGACTGGGAACGTACCCGTTCGCCCGCATCGGCCACACGCCCGAGACGGCAGCCGAGACGGAGATGGAGACGATCGTCGTCACCCGCGAGGCCAGCGACGACGGCGTGTTCAAGACGAAGGGCCACCCCGAAGGGCGAGCGACGCTGATCGTCGACGCCGACGGCGGGACGGTGTTGGGGTTCCAGGGACTGCATCTCCACGCCGACGTGATGGCCAAGACGATGCAGGTACTCGTCGAGATGAAAGTCGACGTCCGCGAGGTACCCAAACGGGCCTACCACCCAACGACGCCCGAGATTCTGGACGGACTGCTCCGGGAGGCCTGCGAGGAACTCGGCGAGGAGCAAGACTGCGTCGACGACACCGACGCCCGCGATCTGGCGCTGTAGCGGCGTATTACTCCCGTTCTCGAAGCCATCGTTACTAAGCGTTCCTTAGATATCTCGATCAGTTATGAGATCATTTGAGGAGATGAACCACA
This genomic window from Natronococcus occultus SP4 contains:
- a CDS encoding dihydrolipoyl dehydrogenase family protein — protein: MVHVAIVGAYGSAGVAVADGLLERSAELSELELTLIDDGDPGGGLCILRGCMPSKEVLSAADHRFRARHDDRLEGVPEVDPEAVVARKDDHISGFAEHRRGHVHELADRENVELIREPARFVDDRVLEVDGRRIEPDYVVVATGSTLDVPDLSGIDEVDFSGSADVLDATTFPDSGIVMGFGYIGLELAPYLSEVGGVDLTVIEHDDHPLDEFEPEYGETILELYREQFGIEVLTNTDEKRLERTNDGGVRLYADREGEQRVLEANHLYCFTGRRPSLDGLALENTRLEPVEGWVEPTMQASADDRVFVVGDANGREPILHVAKEQGFAAAQNVVNHVRNVECEPYANVPHHVIFSGLGTYPFARIGHTPETAAETEMETIVVTREASDDGVFKTKGHPEGRATLIVDADGGTVLGFQGLHLHADVMAKTMQVLVEMKVDVREVPKRAYHPTTPEILDGLLREACEELGEEQDCVDDTDARDLAL